A portion of the candidate division TA06 bacterium genome contains these proteins:
- a CDS encoding arsenate reductase ArsC, which produces MSGYRKPVKVLFLCVANSARSQMAEGLLRHLREGRFEAYSAGTRPAAVHPLAIRVMSEIGIDISRQQSKSVSQYLGTGHFGCIISLCGQSEGMCPTSFPDISVRLHWDLPGPAQPGTEEEQISRFRLVRDRLKQLISGLINELGQ; this is translated from the coding sequence GCGGATACAGGAAACCGGTCAAAGTTCTCTTCCTGTGCGTGGCCAATTCGGCCCGGAGCCAGATGGCGGAAGGCCTTCTACGCCACTTGAGAGAAGGACGTTTCGAGGCCTACAGCGCCGGCACCAGGCCTGCGGCGGTGCATCCTTTGGCAATCAGGGTCATGTCCGAAATCGGCATCGATATCTCCCGGCAACAGTCGAAATCAGTATCGCAATACCTAGGAACCGGGCATTTCGGATGCATAATAAGCCTGTGCGGCCAGAGCGAGGGAATGTGCCCCACCTCTTTTCCGGACATCTCGGTGCGCCTTCACTGGGATTTGCCCGGCCCGGCCCAGCCGGGAACCGAAGAGGAACAGATCTCCAGGTTCCGGCTGGTGCGGGACCGTTTGAAACAGCTGATATCCGGTTTGATAAATGAGCTTGGTCAATAA